In Cuculus canorus isolate bCucCan1 chromosome 9, bCucCan1.pri, whole genome shotgun sequence, the following are encoded in one genomic region:
- the IWS1 gene encoding protein IWS1 homolog isoform X2 codes for METEYYGGDQSDDGGATPVQDERDSGSDVEDEGNEQHSGSENGSVGHHSENEHSDGEDDGQIGETHMTDSENEDIPRQKDSDSDNEEPPNHSVSDSDNEAAHGGKDSDSDTEDRPNRHLSDSENEDALNHRASDSENGEPHRDHSSDFENEESHKQPASDSESEEHHKQQASDSESEEHHKQPASDSESEEHHKQPASDSESEELHKQPASDSEGEDVSRHKQEIESEDSDGEDRKEEVQNDSRHSDNEHIREGFQGSDSEEEAPKKRKISDSDEEEKEEEKTVKRKTAILSDSEDDSEKTPAKKVRILSDVEESDSDAASVKSDKRKKNIVSDSEEEEERKENAGKKKEEKDLFGSDSESGNEQENLIADIFGESGDEEEEEFTGFNQEDLEEEKGDADMKETADESDSDDNIKRGKHMDFMSDFDMMLQRKKSMSGKRRRNRDGGTFISDADDVVSAMIVKMNEAAEEDRQLNTQKKPALKKLTLLPTVVMHLKKQDLKETFIDSGVMSAIKEWLSPLPDRSLPALKIREELLKILQELPSVSQETLKHSGIGRAVMYLYKHPKESRPNKDMAGKLINEWSRPIFGLTSNYKGMTREEREQRDLEQMPQRRRLSSSGGQTPRRDLEKVLTGEEKALRPGDPGFCARARVPMPSNKDYVVRPKWNVEMESSRPGTIKRGISRLEKHKRRFAEQKRLSKVHRAIKFSIEGNRMPL; via the exons ATGGAGACCGAGTACTACGGCGGGGACCAGTCAG ATGATGGTGGAGCTACGCCTGTGCAAGACGAGCGAGATTCAGGATCTGATGTGGAAGATGAAGGAAATGAGCAGCATTCCGGATCTGAGAATGGAAGTGTAGGGCATCATTCGGAG aatgAACACAGTGATGGAGAAGATGATGGGCAAATAGGAGAGACTCATATGACAGACTCTGAAAACGAAGACATCCCAAGGCAAAAAGACAGTGACTCAGATAACGAGGAGCCTCCAAATCACAGTGTAAGTGATTCGGACAATGAAGCAGCTCATGGAGGGAAAGATAGCGATTCTGATACTGAGGACCGTCCAAATCGACATTTAAGTGactctgaaaatgaagatgCCTTAAATCATCGAGCAAGTGACTCTGAAAATGGAGAACCTCACAGGGATCACAGTAGTGATTTTGAAAATGAGGAATCACACAAGCAGCCGGCGAGTGACTCAGAGAGCGAGGAGCACCACAAGCAGCAGGCGAGTGACTCAGAGAGCGAGGAGCACCACAAGCAGCCAGCCAGCGACTCAGAGAGCGAGGAGCACCACAAGCAGCCGGCCAGCGACTCGGAGAGTGAGGAACTCCACAAACAACCGGCTAGTGACTCGGAGGGCGAGGATGTTTCCAGACACAAACAAGAAATAGAGTCTGAGGATAGTGATGGGGAGgacaggaaggaggaggtgCAGAATGATTCCCGTCATTCAGATAATGAGCACATAAGGGAAGGATTTCAGGGCTCTGACAGTGAAGAGGAAGCTCCTAAGAAACGAAAAATATCAGACAGcgatgaagaagagaaagaagaggaaaagacagtgaagaggaaaacagctATCCTTTCTGACAGTGAGGATGACAGTGAGAAAACAC CTGCCAAAAAAGTACGAATCCTTTCTGATGTCGAAGAATCAGATAGTGATGCTGCTTCAGTGAAGTctgacaaaaggaagaaaaatattgtgtcAGAtagtgaggaagaagaagaaagaaaagagaatgctggcaagaaaaaagaagagaaagatctGTTTGGCAGTGACAGTGAATCTGGAAATGAACAAGA GAACCTGATTGCAGATATATTTGGAGAATCTGgtgatgaggaagaggaagaatttaCA GGTTTTAACCAGGAAGAtctggaggaagagaaaggtgaTGCAGACATGAAGGAGACAGCAGATGAATCAGACTCTGATGATAACATCAAAAGAGGGAAGCA CATGGACTTCATGTCAGATTTTGACATGATGCTGCAGCGAAAGAAGAGTATGAGTGGCAAGCGTAGACGGAACCGTGATGGTGGAACTTTCATTAGTGATGCAGACGATGTGGTCAGCGCTATGATTGTGAAGATGaatgaagctgctgaa GAGGATCGACAGCTAAATACGCAGAAGAAACCAGCACTAAAAAAACTAACTTTGCTGCCAACTGTAGTGATGCATCTTAAAAA GCAGGACCTCAAAGAAACTTTCATCGATAGTGGTGTTATGTCTGCCATCAAAGAGtggctttctcctcttccagacCGAAGTCTGCCAGCACTGAAGATACGAGAGGAGCTTCTGAAGATCCTGCAAGAG CTGCCCAGTGTGAGCCAGGAGACTTTGAAGCACAGCGGCATCGGACGAGCTGTGATGTACCTCTACAAGCACCCCAAAGAGTCGCGACCTAACAAGGATATGGCAGGGAAGCTAATCA atgaatggTCTCGACCCATCTTTGGCCTTACCTCAAACTACAAAGGCATGacaagagaagagagggaacaGAGAGATTTGGAACAGATGCCTCAGCGAAGGAGATTGAGCAG ctctggtgGTCAGACCCCTCGCAGGGACCTGGAGAAAGTGTTAACTGGAGAGGAAAA ggctCTTAGACCGGGAGACCCTGGCTTCTGTGCCCGTGCGAGGGTGCCGATGCCCTCCAACAAGGACTATGTGGTCAGGCCAAAGTGGAACGTGGAGATGGAGTCCTCCAGG CCCGGGACTATTAAGAGAGGTATTAGTCGCTTGGAAAAACACAAGAGACGGTTTGCTGAACAGAAACGACTCAGCAAAGTGCATCGGGCCATCAAGTTCAGCATTGAAGGCAACAGGATGCCCCTGTAG
- the IWS1 gene encoding protein IWS1 homolog isoform X1, whose product METEYYGGDQSDDGGATPVQDERDSGSDVEDEGNEQHSGSENGSVGHHSENEHSDGEDDGQIGETHMTDSENEDIPRQKDSDSDNEEPPNHSVSDSDNEAAHGGKDSDSDTEDRPNRHLSDSENEDALNHRASDSENGEPHRDHSSDFENEESHKQPASDSESEEHHKQQASDSESEEHHKQPASDSESEEHHKQPASDSESEELHKQPASDSEGEDVSRHKQEIESEDSDGEDRKEEVQNDSRHSDNEHIREGFQGSDSEEEAPKKRKISDSDEEEKEEEKTVKRKTAILSDSEDDSEKTPAKKVRILSDVEESDSDAASVKSDKRKKNIVSDSEEEEERKENAGKKKEEKDLFGSDSESGNEQENLIADIFGESGDEEEEEFTGFNQEDLEEEKGDADMKETADESDSDDNIKRGKHMDFMSDFDMMLQRKKSMSGKRRRNRDGGTFISDADDVVSAMIVKMNEAAEEDRQLNTQKKPALKKLTLLPTVVMHLKKQDLKETFIDSGVMSAIKEWLSPLPDRSLPALKIREELLKILQELPSVSQETLKHSGIGRAVMYLYKHPKESRPNKDMAGKLINEWSRPIFGLTSNYKGMTREEREQRDLEQMPQRRRLSSSGGQTPRRDLEKVLTGEEKALRPGDPGFCARARVPMPSNKDYVVRPKWNVEMESSRFQGTSKKGVSRLDKQMRKFTDIRKKSRSAHAVKISIEGNKMPL is encoded by the exons ATGGAGACCGAGTACTACGGCGGGGACCAGTCAG ATGATGGTGGAGCTACGCCTGTGCAAGACGAGCGAGATTCAGGATCTGATGTGGAAGATGAAGGAAATGAGCAGCATTCCGGATCTGAGAATGGAAGTGTAGGGCATCATTCGGAG aatgAACACAGTGATGGAGAAGATGATGGGCAAATAGGAGAGACTCATATGACAGACTCTGAAAACGAAGACATCCCAAGGCAAAAAGACAGTGACTCAGATAACGAGGAGCCTCCAAATCACAGTGTAAGTGATTCGGACAATGAAGCAGCTCATGGAGGGAAAGATAGCGATTCTGATACTGAGGACCGTCCAAATCGACATTTAAGTGactctgaaaatgaagatgCCTTAAATCATCGAGCAAGTGACTCTGAAAATGGAGAACCTCACAGGGATCACAGTAGTGATTTTGAAAATGAGGAATCACACAAGCAGCCGGCGAGTGACTCAGAGAGCGAGGAGCACCACAAGCAGCAGGCGAGTGACTCAGAGAGCGAGGAGCACCACAAGCAGCCAGCCAGCGACTCAGAGAGCGAGGAGCACCACAAGCAGCCGGCCAGCGACTCGGAGAGTGAGGAACTCCACAAACAACCGGCTAGTGACTCGGAGGGCGAGGATGTTTCCAGACACAAACAAGAAATAGAGTCTGAGGATAGTGATGGGGAGgacaggaaggaggaggtgCAGAATGATTCCCGTCATTCAGATAATGAGCACATAAGGGAAGGATTTCAGGGCTCTGACAGTGAAGAGGAAGCTCCTAAGAAACGAAAAATATCAGACAGcgatgaagaagagaaagaagaggaaaagacagtgaagaggaaaacagctATCCTTTCTGACAGTGAGGATGACAGTGAGAAAACAC CTGCCAAAAAAGTACGAATCCTTTCTGATGTCGAAGAATCAGATAGTGATGCTGCTTCAGTGAAGTctgacaaaaggaagaaaaatattgtgtcAGAtagtgaggaagaagaagaaagaaaagagaatgctggcaagaaaaaagaagagaaagatctGTTTGGCAGTGACAGTGAATCTGGAAATGAACAAGA GAACCTGATTGCAGATATATTTGGAGAATCTGgtgatgaggaagaggaagaatttaCA GGTTTTAACCAGGAAGAtctggaggaagagaaaggtgaTGCAGACATGAAGGAGACAGCAGATGAATCAGACTCTGATGATAACATCAAAAGAGGGAAGCA CATGGACTTCATGTCAGATTTTGACATGATGCTGCAGCGAAAGAAGAGTATGAGTGGCAAGCGTAGACGGAACCGTGATGGTGGAACTTTCATTAGTGATGCAGACGATGTGGTCAGCGCTATGATTGTGAAGATGaatgaagctgctgaa GAGGATCGACAGCTAAATACGCAGAAGAAACCAGCACTAAAAAAACTAACTTTGCTGCCAACTGTAGTGATGCATCTTAAAAA GCAGGACCTCAAAGAAACTTTCATCGATAGTGGTGTTATGTCTGCCATCAAAGAGtggctttctcctcttccagacCGAAGTCTGCCAGCACTGAAGATACGAGAGGAGCTTCTGAAGATCCTGCAAGAG CTGCCCAGTGTGAGCCAGGAGACTTTGAAGCACAGCGGCATCGGACGAGCTGTGATGTACCTCTACAAGCACCCCAAAGAGTCGCGACCTAACAAGGATATGGCAGGGAAGCTAATCA atgaatggTCTCGACCCATCTTTGGCCTTACCTCAAACTACAAAGGCATGacaagagaagagagggaacaGAGAGATTTGGAACAGATGCCTCAGCGAAGGAGATTGAGCAG ctctggtgGTCAGACCCCTCGCAGGGACCTGGAGAAAGTGTTAACTGGAGAGGAAAA ggctCTTAGACCGGGAGACCCTGGCTTCTGTGCCCGTGCGAGGGTGCCGATGCCCTCCAACAAGGACTATGTGGTCAGGCCAAAGTGGAACGTGGAGATGGAGTCCTCCAGG ttcCAGGGGACCTCTAAGAAAGGGGTGAGTCGACTGGACAAACAGATGCGGAAATTCacagatatcaggaaaaaaagcagatcagCCCATGCAGTGAAAATCAGCATTGAGGGTAATAAGATGCCATTGTGA
- the IWS1 gene encoding protein IWS1 homolog isoform X3, translated as METEYYGGDQSDDGGATPVQDERDSGSDVEDEGNEQHSGSENGSVGHHSENEHSDGEDDGQIGETHMTDSENEDIPRQKDSDSDNEEPPNHSVSDSDNEAAHGGKDSDSDTEDRPNRHLSDSENEDALNHRASDSENGEPHRDHSSDFENEESHKQPASDSESEEHHKQQASDSESEEHHKQPASDSESEEHHKQPASDSESEELHKQPASDSEGEDVSRHKQEIESEDSDGEDRKEEVQNDSRHSDNEHIREGFQGSDSEEEAPKKRKISDSDEEEKEEEKTVKRKTAILSDSEDDSEKTPAKKVRILSDVEESDSDAASVKSDKRKKNIVSDSEEEEERKENAGKKKEEKDLFGSDSESGNEQENLIADIFGESGDEEEEEFTGFNQEDLEEEKGDADMKETADESDSDDNIKRGKHMDFMSDFDMMLQRKKSMSGKRRRNRDGGTFISDADDVVSAMIVKMNEAAEEDRQLNTQKKPALKKLTLLPTVVMHLKKQDLKETFIDSGVMSAIKEWLSPLPDRSLPALKIREELLKILQELPSVSQETLKHSGIGRAVMYLYKHPKESRPNKDMAGKLINEWSRPIFGLTSNYKGMTREEREQRDLEQMPQRRRLSSSGGQTPRRDLEKVLTGEEKALRPGDPGFCARARVPMPSNKDYVVRPKWNVEMESSRGTSKKGVSRLDKQMRKFTDIRKKSRSAHAVKISIEGNKMPL; from the exons ATGGAGACCGAGTACTACGGCGGGGACCAGTCAG ATGATGGTGGAGCTACGCCTGTGCAAGACGAGCGAGATTCAGGATCTGATGTGGAAGATGAAGGAAATGAGCAGCATTCCGGATCTGAGAATGGAAGTGTAGGGCATCATTCGGAG aatgAACACAGTGATGGAGAAGATGATGGGCAAATAGGAGAGACTCATATGACAGACTCTGAAAACGAAGACATCCCAAGGCAAAAAGACAGTGACTCAGATAACGAGGAGCCTCCAAATCACAGTGTAAGTGATTCGGACAATGAAGCAGCTCATGGAGGGAAAGATAGCGATTCTGATACTGAGGACCGTCCAAATCGACATTTAAGTGactctgaaaatgaagatgCCTTAAATCATCGAGCAAGTGACTCTGAAAATGGAGAACCTCACAGGGATCACAGTAGTGATTTTGAAAATGAGGAATCACACAAGCAGCCGGCGAGTGACTCAGAGAGCGAGGAGCACCACAAGCAGCAGGCGAGTGACTCAGAGAGCGAGGAGCACCACAAGCAGCCAGCCAGCGACTCAGAGAGCGAGGAGCACCACAAGCAGCCGGCCAGCGACTCGGAGAGTGAGGAACTCCACAAACAACCGGCTAGTGACTCGGAGGGCGAGGATGTTTCCAGACACAAACAAGAAATAGAGTCTGAGGATAGTGATGGGGAGgacaggaaggaggaggtgCAGAATGATTCCCGTCATTCAGATAATGAGCACATAAGGGAAGGATTTCAGGGCTCTGACAGTGAAGAGGAAGCTCCTAAGAAACGAAAAATATCAGACAGcgatgaagaagagaaagaagaggaaaagacagtgaagaggaaaacagctATCCTTTCTGACAGTGAGGATGACAGTGAGAAAACAC CTGCCAAAAAAGTACGAATCCTTTCTGATGTCGAAGAATCAGATAGTGATGCTGCTTCAGTGAAGTctgacaaaaggaagaaaaatattgtgtcAGAtagtgaggaagaagaagaaagaaaagagaatgctggcaagaaaaaagaagagaaagatctGTTTGGCAGTGACAGTGAATCTGGAAATGAACAAGA GAACCTGATTGCAGATATATTTGGAGAATCTGgtgatgaggaagaggaagaatttaCA GGTTTTAACCAGGAAGAtctggaggaagagaaaggtgaTGCAGACATGAAGGAGACAGCAGATGAATCAGACTCTGATGATAACATCAAAAGAGGGAAGCA CATGGACTTCATGTCAGATTTTGACATGATGCTGCAGCGAAAGAAGAGTATGAGTGGCAAGCGTAGACGGAACCGTGATGGTGGAACTTTCATTAGTGATGCAGACGATGTGGTCAGCGCTATGATTGTGAAGATGaatgaagctgctgaa GAGGATCGACAGCTAAATACGCAGAAGAAACCAGCACTAAAAAAACTAACTTTGCTGCCAACTGTAGTGATGCATCTTAAAAA GCAGGACCTCAAAGAAACTTTCATCGATAGTGGTGTTATGTCTGCCATCAAAGAGtggctttctcctcttccagacCGAAGTCTGCCAGCACTGAAGATACGAGAGGAGCTTCTGAAGATCCTGCAAGAG CTGCCCAGTGTGAGCCAGGAGACTTTGAAGCACAGCGGCATCGGACGAGCTGTGATGTACCTCTACAAGCACCCCAAAGAGTCGCGACCTAACAAGGATATGGCAGGGAAGCTAATCA atgaatggTCTCGACCCATCTTTGGCCTTACCTCAAACTACAAAGGCATGacaagagaagagagggaacaGAGAGATTTGGAACAGATGCCTCAGCGAAGGAGATTGAGCAG ctctggtgGTCAGACCCCTCGCAGGGACCTGGAGAAAGTGTTAACTGGAGAGGAAAA ggctCTTAGACCGGGAGACCCTGGCTTCTGTGCCCGTGCGAGGGTGCCGATGCCCTCCAACAAGGACTATGTGGTCAGGCCAAAGTGGAACGTGGAGATGGAGTCCTCCAGG GGGACCTCTAAGAAAGGGGTGAGTCGACTGGACAAACAGATGCGGAAATTCacagatatcaggaaaaaaagcagatcagCCCATGCAGTGAAAATCAGCATTGAGGGTAATAAGATGCCATTGTGA
- the IWS1 gene encoding protein IWS1 homolog isoform X4: MTDSENEDIPRQKDSDSDNEEPPNHSVSDSDNEAAHGGKDSDSDTEDRPNRHLSDSENEDALNHRASDSENGEPHRDHSSDFENEESHKQPASDSESEEHHKQQASDSESEEHHKQPASDSESEEHHKQPASDSESEELHKQPASDSEGEDVSRHKQEIESEDSDGEDRKEEVQNDSRHSDNEHIREGFQGSDSEEEAPKKRKISDSDEEEKEEEKTVKRKTAILSDSEDDSEKTPAKKVRILSDVEESDSDAASVKSDKRKKNIVSDSEEEEERKENAGKKKEEKDLFGSDSESGNEQENLIADIFGESGDEEEEEFTGFNQEDLEEEKGDADMKETADESDSDDNIKRGKHMDFMSDFDMMLQRKKSMSGKRRRNRDGGTFISDADDVVSAMIVKMNEAAEEDRQLNTQKKPALKKLTLLPTVVMHLKKQDLKETFIDSGVMSAIKEWLSPLPDRSLPALKIREELLKILQELPSVSQETLKHSGIGRAVMYLYKHPKESRPNKDMAGKLINEWSRPIFGLTSNYKGMTREEREQRDLEQMPQRRRLSSSGGQTPRRDLEKVLTGEEKALRPGDPGFCARARVPMPSNKDYVVRPKWNVEMESSRFQGTSKKGVSRLDKQMRKFTDIRKKSRSAHAVKISIEGNKMPL, encoded by the exons ATGACAGACTCTGAAAACGAAGACATCCCAAGGCAAAAAGACAGTGACTCAGATAACGAGGAGCCTCCAAATCACAGTGTAAGTGATTCGGACAATGAAGCAGCTCATGGAGGGAAAGATAGCGATTCTGATACTGAGGACCGTCCAAATCGACATTTAAGTGactctgaaaatgaagatgCCTTAAATCATCGAGCAAGTGACTCTGAAAATGGAGAACCTCACAGGGATCACAGTAGTGATTTTGAAAATGAGGAATCACACAAGCAGCCGGCGAGTGACTCAGAGAGCGAGGAGCACCACAAGCAGCAGGCGAGTGACTCAGAGAGCGAGGAGCACCACAAGCAGCCAGCCAGCGACTCAGAGAGCGAGGAGCACCACAAGCAGCCGGCCAGCGACTCGGAGAGTGAGGAACTCCACAAACAACCGGCTAGTGACTCGGAGGGCGAGGATGTTTCCAGACACAAACAAGAAATAGAGTCTGAGGATAGTGATGGGGAGgacaggaaggaggaggtgCAGAATGATTCCCGTCATTCAGATAATGAGCACATAAGGGAAGGATTTCAGGGCTCTGACAGTGAAGAGGAAGCTCCTAAGAAACGAAAAATATCAGACAGcgatgaagaagagaaagaagaggaaaagacagtgaagaggaaaacagctATCCTTTCTGACAGTGAGGATGACAGTGAGAAAACAC CTGCCAAAAAAGTACGAATCCTTTCTGATGTCGAAGAATCAGATAGTGATGCTGCTTCAGTGAAGTctgacaaaaggaagaaaaatattgtgtcAGAtagtgaggaagaagaagaaagaaaagagaatgctggcaagaaaaaagaagagaaagatctGTTTGGCAGTGACAGTGAATCTGGAAATGAACAAGA GAACCTGATTGCAGATATATTTGGAGAATCTGgtgatgaggaagaggaagaatttaCA GGTTTTAACCAGGAAGAtctggaggaagagaaaggtgaTGCAGACATGAAGGAGACAGCAGATGAATCAGACTCTGATGATAACATCAAAAGAGGGAAGCA CATGGACTTCATGTCAGATTTTGACATGATGCTGCAGCGAAAGAAGAGTATGAGTGGCAAGCGTAGACGGAACCGTGATGGTGGAACTTTCATTAGTGATGCAGACGATGTGGTCAGCGCTATGATTGTGAAGATGaatgaagctgctgaa GAGGATCGACAGCTAAATACGCAGAAGAAACCAGCACTAAAAAAACTAACTTTGCTGCCAACTGTAGTGATGCATCTTAAAAA GCAGGACCTCAAAGAAACTTTCATCGATAGTGGTGTTATGTCTGCCATCAAAGAGtggctttctcctcttccagacCGAAGTCTGCCAGCACTGAAGATACGAGAGGAGCTTCTGAAGATCCTGCAAGAG CTGCCCAGTGTGAGCCAGGAGACTTTGAAGCACAGCGGCATCGGACGAGCTGTGATGTACCTCTACAAGCACCCCAAAGAGTCGCGACCTAACAAGGATATGGCAGGGAAGCTAATCA atgaatggTCTCGACCCATCTTTGGCCTTACCTCAAACTACAAAGGCATGacaagagaagagagggaacaGAGAGATTTGGAACAGATGCCTCAGCGAAGGAGATTGAGCAG ctctggtgGTCAGACCCCTCGCAGGGACCTGGAGAAAGTGTTAACTGGAGAGGAAAA ggctCTTAGACCGGGAGACCCTGGCTTCTGTGCCCGTGCGAGGGTGCCGATGCCCTCCAACAAGGACTATGTGGTCAGGCCAAAGTGGAACGTGGAGATGGAGTCCTCCAGG ttcCAGGGGACCTCTAAGAAAGGGGTGAGTCGACTGGACAAACAGATGCGGAAATTCacagatatcaggaaaaaaagcagatcagCCCATGCAGTGAAAATCAGCATTGAGGGTAATAAGATGCCATTGTGA